A single genomic interval of Shewanella psychropiezotolerans harbors:
- a CDS encoding Ig-like domain-containing protein, with product MSVGAINTINYTFSNTGSLIAGGTASINLPAGITIAPVANFTTDCSGVVVNEPVGDDSITVTGVMLNSETSCTASIDILADTPGTFDLIWNDAFVTSPSLITSGLMGASFYVQREFLNLSFSPITVVPGSAVGTLDITVTNFDRSFAATDITFTDDLDSALTGLVATGLPLADVCGSGSSISGSSSITLTGGSLATEGSCSFSVPVTIPANAAQGAYTNTATGISAILNGSTTNYTDVSNALVVSNAPSLTVSVVEPFLTAGDTVTLRHVLTNLDTVNAASDISFTTDISGIDGIVSPTIPAAGSCGGSSAFNLIFAQDNAPVVEGVVVTSADLAAGDSCTFDMVLTLPTSLAAGSYNMSVGTILSTINSQLISSGSPSANVAISIDTAPSMSFSFAEGTVLPGSTGVINFSLHHDFASSASATDIGFTLDLDAAMTGMVATGLPSGDICGSGSSISGTGLVTFTGGILAAAETCEFSVSIRLPADTVGDVTLTSSVISAQVNGNSVSNSINSADLSVSGVSFSKSFNINSVSVESIRVGASGADVDLTYLITNAVGAGDATVISFSEDFSKLNIGASVTSIAQSNFCGASSSAAGTTMLSVSDVEVSAGSQCALTVTVHFPAGTLANSYTTASSTLMATIGGVVFISPAIDNISVNEITVASSVDVTSPTSNTSVNMTINFSDNVTDFIQSDITVINGTLSGFSGSASSYSVVVTPIADGVVTLSVAAGVAIDALDASVTNTAAVDVEFEYQTTPLVPTPSLAISAPSSSLANSGPVTYTVSYFDVEQVNLTAADITLNKTGSANADITIVNGDMSTATVSLTNLSGEGSLGITIAAGTARFSTNLSPAAGPSNIFAVDVIQPTVTVTGPSSPQVNSFVVNINFDESMSGFTVDDITVINGTLSDFQTVNAASYTVQVDVMGETSVSVEVAAGVATDSAGNGNTQSNTLSINYDDVQPTVTISGPSGTTTTAFTATIGFSENVTDFDIGDIIATNAGLSSFTVIDAANYSVLVTPVAQASVSLDIAQGAAVDLSGNGNIVATRYAVVYDFNDTPVISGVALTSVDEDSLYSFSPTFSDADVADTLSFSIVNKPDWATFSSVDGSLSGTPANADVGVTTGIVISVFDGNLSASLATFNLEVININDAPVFSSSPIVEVVVGALYSYPLSATDIDSTYSISFELLSGPEWLSIDSGWVLQGTAPEDALGDLLNVVIALSDGDTESPVLQEFVLSVIPPEKTEISSNFYFTPAPATAEQTVSLVLELTNLGLASAEDIIFDIAINGSLTIETLPAVCIETESNTLSCQLGSAIKAGDVASTLIALTVDDVDSGFTSAEVVISGGNLDGAVVDDNAQLLLANVLSILPGESLISSPSSVGFAVDIDGDTFVDLLSYDANTMMTSVLINDGNGQLNPSTSLAMSQEVKSILVADVDSDGNLDLITAGGSDANSVVYLLGEQLQVQSSVVLDAVSADFILVADLDNDSSVEVILAGLAQVDIAVYSHVGTDEMTVSVINVFELAQQNSSSHLSVLGEKNSSDNSTAKVADSDKAPALIVDTGVTSLSIVESSEGLRLLVAGDMSTPVLVNMDETQWTSVTVPSITQPIEMMAVTDVDSDGISDAFIYGDTGWKLIINVFETDFMISDVEFPDADEVLVSDLNDDGVNEILFIMPQGVSIWHYYSLNDIRVDDAVIVTDELAQLVLLDIDNDGDLDIITFDGQTGVFLWYLSLDGGFGLQETDVSIFADGPNFPQIDVASPVTFSISNLSEAMATEVSVSISVGSRFESSNIPGNCIGQDGKYVCSLGELAGGTRKEIEFWITPKSVGEFSIIATVKRLEFDTNENNDTVELVLDVQGKNNSESSSGSMQAWAIFCLLMLVAYRRVYVRKSFSL from the coding sequence ATTTCCGTTGGTGCGATTAACACTATCAATTATACATTTTCAAATACAGGTAGCTTAATTGCTGGAGGTACGGCATCTATTAATCTACCAGCAGGGATTACCATTGCTCCTGTAGCCAACTTTACCACTGATTGTAGTGGGGTAGTCGTTAATGAGCCAGTTGGTGATGATTCAATCACAGTTACAGGGGTAATGCTAAACTCTGAAACCTCATGTACCGCATCTATTGATATATTAGCCGATACCCCAGGTACGTTTGATCTTATTTGGAATGATGCCTTTGTTACTTCTCCTTCTTTAATTACATCTGGTTTGATGGGGGCCTCTTTTTACGTTCAACGAGAATTTCTGAATTTAAGCTTTTCGCCAATAACTGTTGTACCAGGTTCTGCAGTTGGTACGCTTGATATTACAGTGACCAACTTTGATCGAAGCTTCGCTGCTACTGATATTACTTTTACTGACGATTTAGATAGCGCATTAACTGGTCTTGTTGCTACAGGTTTGCCGCTTGCGGATGTTTGTGGTTCGGGTTCTAGTATTTCAGGCTCTTCTAGTATTACTTTAACAGGGGGAAGCCTTGCCACCGAAGGAAGTTGTAGTTTCTCTGTTCCTGTAACTATTCCTGCGAATGCTGCTCAGGGGGCGTACACGAATACCGCTACAGGTATATCTGCAATACTCAATGGCTCAACAACTAATTACACTGATGTGAGCAATGCTCTGGTGGTGTCGAATGCGCCGAGTCTTACCGTTAGTGTTGTTGAACCATTTTTAACTGCAGGCGACACGGTTACTTTACGCCATGTTCTAACGAACCTAGATACTGTTAATGCCGCTAGTGATATTAGTTTTACAACCGATATTAGTGGTATAGATGGGATAGTGTCTCCGACGATACCTGCGGCTGGTAGCTGTGGCGGGAGCTCGGCTTTCAATTTGATATTCGCTCAAGACAATGCTCCTGTTGTTGAAGGTGTTGTAGTGACCAGTGCGGACCTCGCCGCTGGTGATAGTTGTACTTTTGATATGGTGCTAACTTTGCCAACCAGTTTAGCTGCAGGCAGTTATAATATGTCTGTAGGCACTATATTATCGACCATCAATTCACAGTTAATATCGAGTGGATCACCGTCTGCAAATGTTGCAATTAGCATAGATACAGCCCCTTCAATGAGCTTTTCATTTGCCGAAGGTACGGTTCTACCTGGCAGCACTGGCGTTATAAACTTCTCACTCCATCATGACTTTGCATCTTCCGCTTCTGCCACTGATATTGGTTTTACTTTAGATCTTGATGCCGCAATGACTGGCATGGTTGCAACAGGGCTACCTAGTGGGGATATCTGTGGCTCGGGTTCAAGTATCAGTGGGACTGGGCTGGTTACGTTTACAGGAGGAATACTGGCTGCGGCTGAAACTTGTGAGTTTTCGGTTTCGATACGGTTACCAGCAGATACTGTTGGGGATGTCACTCTTACAAGCTCAGTTATCAGTGCTCAAGTTAATGGCAATAGCGTCAGCAACAGTATAAACAGTGCCGACTTGAGTGTCAGCGGTGTGAGTTTTAGTAAAAGCTTTAATATTAACTCTGTGTCTGTTGAATCAATCAGAGTGGGTGCAAGTGGTGCAGATGTCGACCTTACTTACCTGATAACCAACGCAGTGGGAGCTGGCGACGCTACAGTTATAAGTTTTTCTGAAGATTTTTCAAAGCTTAATATCGGTGCAAGTGTCACTTCTATTGCTCAGTCTAATTTTTGTGGTGCTTCAAGTTCTGCCGCTGGTACGACTATGTTATCGGTGTCAGACGTTGAAGTGAGTGCTGGCTCCCAATGTGCTTTAACGGTAACGGTACATTTCCCTGCAGGGACTTTAGCTAATTCTTACACCACAGCCTCCAGTACTTTAATGGCAACCATAGGTGGGGTTGTGTTTATTAGCCCCGCCATAGATAACATCAGTGTTAACGAGATCACTGTTGCTTCAAGCGTTGATGTTACTAGTCCTACATCAAATACCTCTGTCAACATGACTATCAACTTTTCCGATAACGTGACTGATTTTATTCAATCGGACATTACCGTTATCAACGGGACGTTATCTGGATTTAGCGGTTCAGCGAGTAGCTATAGTGTCGTTGTTACTCCAATTGCCGATGGGGTGGTGACTTTATCGGTTGCGGCAGGCGTTGCAATTGATGCTCTGGATGCAAGTGTGACGAATACGGCGGCTGTTGACGTCGAGTTTGAATACCAAACGACTCCATTAGTCCCAACTCCTAGTTTAGCTATTAGTGCACCTTCATCATCATTAGCCAATTCTGGGCCAGTGACTTATACGGTGAGTTACTTTGATGTAGAGCAGGTCAATTTAACTGCTGCTGATATCACGCTTAATAAAACAGGTAGTGCTAATGCGGACATCACTATTGTCAATGGTGATATGAGTACTGCGACGGTCAGTTTAACTAACCTTAGTGGTGAAGGCTCCTTGGGTATCACTATTGCTGCAGGAACGGCTCGTTTTAGTACTAATTTATCACCTGCAGCAGGACCCAGTAATATTTTTGCAGTCGATGTAATTCAGCCAACGGTTACAGTGACAGGCCCTTCTAGCCCTCAAGTCAATTCATTTGTTGTGAATATCAACTTTGATGAAAGTATGTCGGGTTTTACTGTTGATGATATTACGGTTATTAATGGGACATTATCTGATTTTCAAACTGTGAATGCGGCTAGTTATACTGTTCAAGTTGATGTAATGGGGGAGACAAGTGTTTCTGTGGAAGTTGCTGCTGGTGTAGCAACGGACAGTGCAGGTAATGGAAATACGCAATCAAATACGTTGAGTATCAATTATGATGATGTTCAGCCGACAGTAACCATTAGTGGTCCATCGGGTACGACTACTACAGCATTTACTGCCACTATCGGTTTTAGTGAAAATGTCACAGATTTTGACATCGGGGATATCATTGCAACTAATGCGGGGTTGAGTAGTTTCACTGTGATAGATGCTGCAAATTATTCTGTTCTGGTTACCCCTGTGGCGCAAGCGAGTGTCAGTTTGGATATTGCTCAAGGTGCTGCGGTCGACCTTTCCGGTAATGGCAATATAGTGGCAACACGTTATGCCGTTGTTTATGACTTTAATGATACACCGGTCATTTCTGGTGTGGCATTGACATCGGTAGATGAAGACTCATTGTATAGCTTCTCTCCTACCTTTAGTGATGCTGATGTTGCAGATACTCTTTCATTTAGTATTGTAAATAAACCTGACTGGGCAACTTTTAGCTCTGTAGATGGTAGCCTTTCAGGCACACCTGCTAATGCTGATGTTGGAGTGACTACTGGTATTGTTATATCAGTTTTTGATGGCAATTTATCAGCATCGCTAGCGACTTTTAACCTCGAAGTCATCAATATAAATGATGCGCCAGTGTTTAGCTCATCACCCATTGTCGAAGTTGTTGTTGGGGCTTTATACTCATATCCTTTGTCTGCTACTGATATAGACTCTACTTATTCAATTAGCTTCGAGTTGCTGAGTGGTCCTGAATGGTTGAGTATCGACAGTGGCTGGGTTCTCCAGGGGACAGCTCCAGAGGATGCATTAGGTGATCTGCTTAATGTGGTTATTGCACTTAGTGATGGTGATACAGAGTCACCTGTTTTACAAGAGTTTGTCCTTAGTGTTATACCGCCTGAGAAAACTGAAATCTCTTCGAACTTCTATTTCACTCCCGCACCAGCAACGGCTGAACAAACGGTCAGTTTAGTCTTAGAGTTAACTAATCTTGGGTTAGCTTCTGCTGAGGATATCATTTTTGATATTGCCATTAATGGCAGTTTAACCATAGAAACACTGCCAGCTGTTTGTATTGAAACTGAGTCTAATACCCTAAGCTGTCAGTTAGGCTCTGCTATTAAAGCTGGGGATGTTGCTAGCACGCTTATAGCGTTAACTGTCGATGATGTTGATTCTGGGTTTACTTCTGCAGAGGTGGTGATTTCTGGTGGTAATTTAGACGGAGCCGTAGTTGATGACAATGCTCAATTGCTACTCGCCAATGTGCTGTCAATACTTCCTGGCGAGTCGCTGATAAGTAGCCCGTCTAGTGTCGGCTTCGCAGTGGATATTGATGGAGATACTTTCGTCGATCTGCTTAGTTATGATGCTAACACTATGATGACATCAGTGTTAATTAATGATGGCAATGGTCAACTTAATCCCTCTACGAGTTTAGCGATGAGCCAAGAGGTTAAATCTATACTGGTGGCTGATGTAGACAGTGACGGTAATCTTGACCTCATTACCGCAGGTGGAAGTGATGCAAACAGTGTTGTTTATCTGCTAGGCGAGCAACTACAAGTGCAATCAAGTGTGGTACTCGATGCTGTAAGCGCCGACTTCATATTAGTGGCGGATTTGGACAATGATTCATCGGTTGAGGTTATTCTTGCTGGCTTAGCTCAAGTTGATATTGCTGTGTACTCGCATGTTGGTACAGATGAGATGACGGTTAGTGTCATTAATGTATTTGAGCTTGCGCAGCAAAACAGCTCAAGTCATTTGAGTGTTTTAGGTGAAAAAAATAGCTCAGATAACTCAACAGCTAAAGTTGCAGATAGTGACAAAGCTCCAGCTCTAATCGTGGATACGGGGGTGACATCTTTAAGTATCGTTGAAAGTAGCGAAGGTCTCCGCTTACTTGTTGCCGGTGATATGAGTACGCCAGTGTTAGTCAATATGGATGAGACGCAATGGACATCTGTCACAGTTCCTAGTATTACCCAACCTATTGAGATGATGGCAGTTACTGATGTCGATAGTGATGGTATTTCTGACGCCTTTATCTATGGAGACACTGGATGGAAGCTCATAATTAATGTGTTTGAAACTGACTTTATGATTAGTGATGTCGAGTTTCCTGATGCGGATGAGGTGTTAGTATCAGATCTGAATGATGATGGTGTTAATGAGATCTTGTTTATCATGCCTCAGGGCGTGAGTATTTGGCATTATTATAGTCTGAATGACATCCGTGTTGATGATGCTGTGATTGTAACTGATGAACTCGCTCAGTTAGTATTATTGGATATCGATAATGATGGCGACTTGGACATTATTACCTTTGATGGACAAACTGGTGTGTTTCTTTGGTATTTGAGTCTAGATGGTGGTTTTGGTTTGCAAGAAACAGATGTTTCGATTTTTGCTGATGGACCTAACTTCCCTCAGATTGATGTAGCATCGCCTGTAACATTCAGTATCAGTAACCTCTCTGAAGCAATGGCTACAGAAGTCAGCGTATCAATCAGTGTTGGAAGTCGTTTTGAATCTTCTAATATACCTGGTAATTGTATTGGTCAAGATGGCAAGTATGTTTGTAGCTTAGGAGAGCTTGCAGGCGGAACTCGTAAAGAAATTGAGTTCTGGATCACACCTAAATCTGTTGGTGAGTTTTCAATTATCGCGACCGTTAAACGACTTGAGTTTGATACCAATGAAAACAATGACACGGTTGAGCTCGTGTTAGATGTTCAGGGGAAGAACAATAGTGAAAGCAGTAGCGGTAGTATGCAGGCCTGGGCTATTTTCTGCTTGTTAATGCTGGTTGCATATAGAAGAGTTTATGTACGAAAGAGCTTCTCTCTGTAG
- a CDS encoding CRTAC1 family protein, with the protein MRSISNGIHSSLGFSHNPVRKLAVSIKAAMLAMVLISSGIAANVYAEDQIDISQLDDGILKLMGKLESVKDPKCHATATRLEGLIYGTPLSANARYAKTELQKRLVRAIWQKAASLYPDASQLTLSQVNAASELLLQTKLKQGFPDINQSYWLVSTNGVITEINSRDQQHYGSIAYTLRAMLAVQQDVLLDFDIELPGLSDDATQAITEKVDLVTLSLLKRADILARDTDSYEVSAQMVTQSWGVLFPSLESSENVRLANSSSTKIVKSGLLLPLIEQKIAAFEQYNEVNQTLFARNLQVYFAKLALPKDPAKKAAFKQYFTEAMIAFSGTLYLDAQARVSKGSTIKESDVAASVQSLLPHRINEYEDVIFYPNYPKDKQVVIESYDMDSFRDSGLHWLYFKEALLDAKSLVKIEADPFAAELLSEAIAHYGVLLLRNAGIEGKRLKQEVLSSDLVALSYEKIMSDLQTYHSYQPQKLVKTGIISAGGNGGDTPQTRYFINVTDKQGFKAEHRSSDWLSRQLRSYLSKSSETGIITIPPAFGGGGVAAEDINNDGLIDILILSGLGNKLYLNKGGYFEDITVSAGLDNHSKRKGSEDTAGEPRQPLIADFDNDGDQDIVITYVDEAHRVYRNDGDGKFTEVTATASLGGAGLVGGPATTFDVNNDGLLDIYIEYFGNYLKGELPTLKRRNDNGGVNVLFINKGGFKFEQAKDALGANNSGWGQAVTHTDLNMDGWQDLIVGNDFGVNAYYINQQGKGFVDYAAKLGTDKPSYTMNLSLSDLNRDGIPDIYVSNIVTMNKDQKYVTPSEDTSAEFNPDKLANMRVVEGNDLFLSTFTDSGAIKYQHSDLVGRGFSSTGWAWDADFFDVDNDGDDDLYVLNGMNDYYVYSTDNPYYNDPMTGESLAVNFPDAAKASNVFFLNSGGKLSNVSALSGLDMIANSRSASYLDFDNDGDLDVVVNNYHDAAHLFENQAQKLNNNWIKITLQGSPEHGVNLDGIGAQIVVGYEGDGYSWRQVSGSQGYMSVHPKQQHIGLGKATSANLMVIWPNGTRQHISNVKANQSYTVRYPER; encoded by the coding sequence ATGCGCAGTATAAGCAATGGAATTCATTCTAGTTTGGGCTTTAGTCATAATCCAGTTCGAAAACTAGCCGTCAGTATCAAAGCTGCAATGTTGGCTATGGTGCTAATATCATCGGGTATAGCTGCAAATGTTTACGCCGAGGATCAAATTGACATCAGTCAGCTAGATGATGGCATATTAAAACTGATGGGTAAGTTAGAGTCGGTGAAAGACCCTAAATGCCACGCTACAGCAACTCGTCTCGAAGGTCTTATCTATGGCACTCCCTTATCTGCAAACGCCAGATATGCTAAAACTGAACTGCAAAAACGACTCGTTCGTGCTATTTGGCAAAAAGCTGCGAGTCTTTATCCTGATGCCAGTCAACTGACACTTTCTCAAGTCAATGCAGCAAGTGAACTTCTACTTCAAACCAAGCTAAAGCAAGGTTTCCCTGATATTAATCAGTCTTACTGGTTAGTAAGTACTAATGGCGTCATCACAGAAATTAACAGTCGTGATCAACAGCATTATGGTTCGATTGCTTATACCTTGAGAGCCATGCTAGCTGTGCAGCAAGATGTGTTGCTCGATTTTGATATTGAACTTCCAGGGCTTAGTGATGATGCGACCCAAGCCATCACTGAAAAAGTGGATTTAGTCACTTTGTCACTGTTAAAACGAGCTGATATCCTTGCCAGAGATACGGATAGTTATGAAGTTTCGGCGCAGATGGTTACCCAAAGTTGGGGTGTTCTTTTCCCGTCTTTGGAGTCATCTGAAAATGTAAGGCTTGCAAACAGTTCATCAACTAAAATCGTGAAGTCAGGTTTGTTACTGCCCTTGATTGAGCAGAAAATTGCAGCTTTCGAACAATACAATGAAGTTAATCAAACGCTTTTTGCTCGTAATCTTCAAGTGTATTTTGCGAAACTAGCTTTACCAAAAGACCCTGCTAAAAAGGCCGCGTTTAAGCAATATTTCACAGAAGCAATGATAGCATTCTCAGGCACGCTTTATCTCGATGCTCAGGCTCGAGTCAGTAAAGGGTCAACAATTAAAGAATCTGATGTCGCAGCGTCAGTGCAAAGTTTGCTTCCTCACCGCATCAATGAATATGAAGATGTAATTTTTTATCCTAATTATCCCAAGGATAAGCAAGTCGTCATAGAATCTTACGATATGGACTCGTTCAGAGATTCTGGTTTGCATTGGCTTTACTTTAAAGAGGCATTGCTCGATGCTAAATCGTTAGTCAAAATTGAAGCAGACCCTTTTGCTGCTGAACTTCTCAGTGAAGCGATCGCTCACTATGGTGTGCTATTACTCCGAAATGCGGGTATTGAAGGAAAGCGGTTAAAGCAAGAGGTGCTTAGCTCTGATCTTGTAGCGCTGAGTTATGAAAAAATCATGTCAGATCTACAGACCTATCACAGTTATCAGCCACAGAAGCTTGTAAAAACAGGAATTATTTCTGCCGGTGGCAACGGCGGCGACACACCTCAGACTCGTTATTTTATTAATGTGACAGATAAGCAAGGTTTTAAAGCCGAGCACCGCTCATCAGACTGGCTAAGTCGTCAATTACGTAGCTACCTAAGCAAGAGTTCTGAAACTGGCATTATTACTATCCCTCCTGCATTTGGTGGCGGTGGTGTTGCGGCTGAAGATATTAATAATGACGGGCTAATCGATATCCTCATTTTGAGTGGCCTTGGTAACAAGCTCTATCTGAATAAAGGCGGTTACTTCGAAGATATTACGGTTTCAGCTGGTCTTGATAATCACAGTAAGAGAAAAGGTTCAGAAGACACCGCTGGTGAGCCTAGACAACCTTTGATAGCCGATTTTGATAATGATGGCGATCAAGACATAGTGATCACTTATGTCGATGAAGCTCACCGGGTATACCGTAATGATGGAGACGGAAAGTTTACCGAAGTCACCGCTACTGCTTCACTCGGTGGCGCTGGCCTTGTAGGCGGCCCTGCGACGACGTTTGATGTGAACAACGATGGCTTACTTGATATCTACATCGAATACTTCGGCAATTACCTCAAGGGCGAGCTTCCAACCCTTAAACGTAGAAATGATAATGGTGGCGTCAATGTGCTATTCATCAATAAAGGTGGTTTCAAGTTTGAACAGGCTAAGGATGCGTTAGGCGCCAATAACTCCGGCTGGGGGCAGGCGGTAACACATACAGATTTGAATATGGATGGCTGGCAAGACCTCATCGTAGGTAATGATTTTGGCGTGAATGCTTATTATATCAATCAACAAGGGAAGGGTTTTGTCGATTATGCTGCCAAGCTAGGTACTGATAAGCCATCATATACGATGAATTTGAGTTTAAGTGACCTTAACCGTGACGGTATCCCGGATATTTATGTGTCGAATATTGTGACCATGAATAAAGATCAGAAATATGTCACGCCAAGTGAGGATACTAGTGCCGAGTTTAATCCTGATAAATTAGCGAATATGCGAGTCGTCGAAGGTAATGATCTGTTTTTGTCCACTTTTACCGATAGCGGTGCAATTAAATATCAGCACAGTGACTTGGTTGGCCGAGGTTTTTCATCAACAGGTTGGGCATGGGATGCTGACTTTTTCGATGTAGATAATGATGGGGATGATGATCTCTATGTGCTCAACGGCATGAATGACTATTATGTCTACTCCACTGACAACCCCTATTACAATGATCCTATGACAGGCGAAAGCTTAGCCGTTAATTTCCCCGATGCTGCTAAAGCCAGTAATGTGTTTTTTCTCAACAGCGGCGGAAAATTATCGAATGTTTCAGCATTAAGCGGACTGGACATGATAGCTAACTCGCGATCGGCTTCTTATCTGGATTTTGATAATGATGGTGACTTAGATGTGGTAGTGAATAACTACCATGATGCGGCGCATTTATTCGAGAATCAGGCACAGAAGCTCAATAATAACTGGATTAAAATCACCTTGCAGGGGTCACCCGAACATGGTGTGAATCTCGATGGCATAGGGGCACAAATTGTCGTGGGTTATGAAGGGGATGGTTATTCGTGGCGTCAAGTGAGTGGCAGTCAAGGCTATATGTCAGTACACCCTAAACAGCAACATATAGGGTTAGGTAAAGCGACTTCGGCTAATCTTATGGTGATCTGGCCTAATGGAACCAGGCAACATATTAGTAATGTGAAAGCTAATCAGAGTTATACGGTTCGTTATCCGGAGAGGTAA
- a CDS encoding DUF255 domain-containing protein, which translates to MSINKTVLNDTDLMIAFESRKSWLVNRKIVSSQTSTPKYLNNLINSESPYLLSHSLQPVDWIEWQPNFETDFQSGGKLVFISIGYSTCHWCHVMAEESFANTDIADILNQSYISIKVDREQWPLVDGRFKSALELLKGEAGWPLNVILTPDGKIVWIDSYLNKDKFTKVIQGLAKRWGKQPKAISSLASRVDAIVNPDPLPTSNPETNLLSKSDWRKLLPEQHQSVYQALLNEERLGEPRFFREVWQLGLLDEYLRTGNKAYLEAVENQLSEILLSPVFDAIDGGFHRYTVDSKWQTPHFEKMLYTQANMISLLARVYGITGKQHYRIAMEQTINWVEQWLKNDSGYSSAVSALSEGIEGKYYHFRDTQSDSGTVNLVGFKALTGVINDTQSGNNQNVLVSLDSLDSDWRKLPSYQELKKYRKQKVKPEIDEKVIVSWNSRYAIALIDAFEVTDKAEYLDNSTRLLELLWQGAIFDGKLYRIVFLGRASIPAQLEDFALFALAQFRLAFYQPWQGEEHGESISSGIETRAFGDGSAVTSGNWLLEKMIAHFDDSDGENLYSKISNLNTDGEQSSVYTSVYRALSLGSLYSQHPAYKQISSQLSKSHSPLLSELFKNYSFVGSVADGLVPVRLNHSIFAKGHGRIKAFNDGGIIRIEFDIEPGWHINANPVANKRFIPTQVSLVGIDGGFQSDKSIKVHYPQATEKQLFFYKTLLHLYEGRFEIQVEFPESRTSKGEYNRHILGIRLQACSESLCLLPENLVLLRN; encoded by the coding sequence GTGAGTATTAATAAGACAGTGCTTAACGATACTGACTTGATGATCGCTTTTGAAAGTCGTAAATCTTGGCTCGTCAATCGTAAGATTGTTAGTTCACAAACATCAACGCCTAAGTATCTTAATAACTTAATTAATTCAGAATCTCCCTACCTGCTCAGTCACTCTCTACAGCCTGTTGATTGGATTGAGTGGCAACCAAATTTTGAAACTGATTTTCAAAGCGGTGGCAAGCTAGTCTTTATTTCAATTGGCTATTCTACCTGTCATTGGTGTCATGTGATGGCTGAAGAGAGTTTTGCTAATACTGACATCGCAGATATTCTAAATCAGTCTTACATCAGCATTAAAGTCGACAGAGAGCAGTGGCCGCTGGTGGATGGGCGTTTTAAATCTGCATTGGAATTATTGAAAGGTGAGGCCGGCTGGCCTCTCAATGTCATATTGACGCCAGATGGCAAGATAGTTTGGATTGACTCTTATCTTAATAAAGATAAGTTTACTAAAGTGATCCAAGGACTTGCTAAGAGATGGGGGAAGCAACCAAAAGCTATATCTAGTTTGGCGAGTAGAGTAGACGCTATAGTAAATCCTGATCCACTCCCGACTTCGAATCCAGAGACAAATCTGCTTTCAAAAAGTGATTGGCGAAAGCTATTACCTGAGCAACATCAGTCAGTTTATCAAGCCTTACTCAATGAAGAACGCCTCGGTGAACCGCGTTTTTTTCGAGAAGTCTGGCAACTTGGTTTATTGGATGAGTATTTACGAACAGGTAATAAAGCTTATTTGGAGGCTGTAGAAAATCAGCTTTCTGAAATATTGCTAAGTCCGGTATTTGATGCAATAGATGGTGGTTTTCACCGTTATACTGTAGATAGTAAATGGCAGACCCCTCACTTTGAGAAGATGCTATATACCCAAGCGAATATGATCAGTCTGTTAGCAAGAGTTTACGGAATTACAGGTAAACAGCACTACCGTATTGCAATGGAGCAAACCATCAATTGGGTCGAACAGTGGCTGAAGAATGATTCTGGTTACTCTTCGGCCGTATCGGCTCTCTCAGAAGGGATAGAAGGTAAGTATTATCATTTCAGGGACACTCAATCTGACTCAGGCACTGTCAATTTGGTTGGATTCAAAGCTTTAACAGGAGTCATCAATGATACTCAAAGCGGAAATAATCAGAATGTCTTAGTATCACTTGATTCGTTAGATTCTGATTGGCGTAAGTTACCTAGTTATCAGGAATTAAAAAAATATCGTAAGCAAAAGGTAAAGCCAGAAATTGATGAGAAAGTCATAGTCAGTTGGAATAGCCGTTATGCGATTGCACTTATCGATGCTTTTGAAGTAACTGACAAAGCGGAATATTTAGATAACTCCACCCGGTTACTTGAGTTGCTTTGGCAAGGTGCGATATTTGATGGAAAACTATATCGGATAGTATTTTTGGGGCGTGCATCGATACCTGCACAGCTGGAAGATTTTGCTTTGTTTGCACTAGCTCAGTTCAGACTCGCTTTCTATCAGCCTTGGCAGGGTGAAGAACATGGTGAAAGCATATCATCTGGTATTGAAACTAGGGCATTTGGGGATGGCTCAGCAGTTACAAGTGGGAACTGGTTATTAGAGAAAATGATTGCCCATTTTGATGATTCTGATGGGGAAAATTTGTATTCAAAGATCTCTAATTTAAATACAGATGGAGAGCAATCTTCAGTCTATACCTCAGTATATAGAGCTTTGTCTCTAGGAAGTTTATATTCTCAACATCCGGCTTATAAGCAAATATCCAGTCAGCTCAGCAAGAGTCATAGTCCCCTCTTAAGTGAATTGTTTAAGAATTATAGTTTCGTTGGCAGTGTGGCTGATGGCTTAGTGCCAGTAAGGTTAAATCATTCTATTTTTGCAAAGGGACATGGGCGAATAAAGGCATTTAATGATGGGGGGATTATTCGTATTGAGTTTGATATAGAGCCGGGTTGGCATATTAATGCCAACCCGGTAGCAAACAAGCGCTTCATCCCAACCCAAGTTTCACTTGTTGGGATTGATGGGGGATTTCAATCAGATAAAAGCATTAAAGTTCACTATCCCCAAGCTACGGAGAAGCAGCTTTTTTTTTACAAAACGTTATTACATCTTTACGAAGGACGATTTGAGATACAGGTAGAGTTTCCAGAGTCAAGAACATCAAAAGGTGAGTACAATAGACATATACTCGGCATTCGATTGCAAGCTTGTTCTGAGAGCTTGTGTTTACTGCCCGAAAATTTGGTTTTGTTAAGGAATTAA